A window of the Candida orthopsilosis Co 90-125, chromosome 1 draft sequence genome harbors these coding sequences:
- a CDS encoding Rpl29 predicted ribosomal protein L29 (the C. parapsilosis ortholog has an intron in the UTR; similar to C. parapsilosis CPAR2_209360 and C. albicans RPL29), giving the protein MAKSKNHTNHNQNKKAHKNGIKKPKTYKYPSLKGVDAKFRRNHRYALHGTAKALAKARAAN; this is encoded by the coding sequence ATGGCTAAAAGTAAGAACCACACTAACCATAACCAAAACAAGAAGGCTCACAAGAACGGTATTAAAAAGCCAAAGACCTACAAGTACCCATCATTGAAAGGTGTTGATGCTAAATTCAGAAGAAACCACAGATATGCTTTGCACGGTACTGCTAAAGCCTTGGCTAAAGCTAGAGCTGCTAACTAG
- a CDS encoding Rpl82 predicted ribosomal protein has protein sequence MPSSKKVAPAPFAAKSSKSTESKNPLLESTPKNFGIGQSIQPKRNLSRFVKWPEYVRLQRQKKILSLRLKVPPSIAQFNYTLDKNTATQAFKLFNKYRPETTAEKKERLTKEAAAVAEGKSAKDASSKPVVVKYGLNHVVSLIENKKAKLVLIANDVDPIELVVFLPALCKKMGIPYAIVKGKARLGTLVHKKTSSVAALTEVNSADEGELSKLISTINANYFEKYDENKKHWGGGIMGSKANDKLSRKAKAIASAS, from the exons ATG CCTTCCTCAAAGAAAGTTGCTCCAGCTCCATTTGCTGCCAAATCTAGCAAATCAACCGAGTCCAAGAACCCATTACTCGAATCCACCCCAAAAAACTTTGGTATTGGTCAGTCAATCCAACCAAAGAGAAACTTGTCAAGATTCGTCAAATGGCCAGAATACGTTAGATTGCAAAgacaaaagaagattttgtCATTGAGATTGAAAGTTCCACCTTCCATTGCACAATTTAACTACACCCTCGACAAAAACACAGCTACTCAAGCTTTCAAGTTGTTCAATAAATATAGACCAGAAACCACTGctgaaaagaaggaaagaTTAACCAAGGAAGCTGCTGCAGTTGCAGAGGGTAAATCCGCTAAGGATGCTTCATCAAAACCGGTTGTTGTCAAATACGGTTTGAATCATGTTGTCTCTcttattgaaaacaagaaagCCAAGTTGGTTCTTATTGCTAATGATGTTGACccaattgaattggttgtATTCTTGCCAGCTTTATGTAAGAAAATGGGTATTCCATACGCCATTGTCAAAGGTAAGGCTAGATTGGGAACGTTGGTTCACAAGAAGACTTCATCAGTTGCTGCTTTGACCGAAGTCAATTCTGCCGATGAAGGTGAATTGTCTAAATTGATCTCCACCATCAATGCTAATTATTTTGAGAAGTACGATGAGAATAAGAAACACTGGGGTGGTGGTATCATGGGATCAAAGGCCAACGATAAGCTTTCCAGGAAAGCTAAAGCAATTGCTTCTGCCAGTTAG